The genomic stretch ACTGCTCGGCGTTCGTCCGCCAGTTCGTCGACCAGAACCTCGGCATCGCTCTGCCTCGCACGACGGCGAGCCAGCGCTACGAGGGTGTCCACATCGACCGCTCCGAGTTGCAGGCGGGCGACCTCGTCTTCTTCCGGCGCCGCGGCGTCCGCCACGTGGGCGTCTACCTCTCCGACGGCGAGTTCATCCACGCGTCGTCGAGCCGCGGGGTGACCATCTCGAACCTGTCGAGCAGCTACTGGGACCGTCATTACTGGATGTCGCGCCGCATCCTGAGCGAGCCCTCCGGCCGCATGCCGACGCCGCGCTCGACCGCTCGTCGCGACTCGTCCGGCGTGCGCGGCTAGACGCCGACGGCACCCGTCTCGCTTTCTGGCGGCGAGTTCGTATCTTTCCGCCCGTCTCCGCATCCCGGCCTCCGCGTCGGGGTGCGGTTTTTTTCCCGGTCTCTGCCGGCCTCGTCCGGACCTCATCCCACGCCATGAGCTCCACCGTTTACCTCACCGCCGAAGGGCTCCAGAAGCTCAAGGACGACCTCCACCACGCACGCACGGTCGAACGCCAGAAGATCTCCGAGGAGATCGCCGAGGCCCGTGCTCAGGGGGACCTGTCCGAGAACGCCGAGTACGACGCCGCCAAGGAGGCCCAGGGCCACCTCGAAGCGCGCATCGTCAAGATGGAGAACGCCCTCGCCAGCGCCCGCGTCGTCAACGAGGACGAGGTGGACGCGTCGAAGGCGCGCATCCTCTCCAACGTCCGGGTGATGAACCAGAAGGCCAAGCGCGAGGCGACCTACACGCTCGTGGCGGCCCAGGAGGCCGACCTGAAGCGCAACCGGATCTCGGTCGAGAGCCCCATCGGCAAGGCCCTTCTCGGTCGCGAAGTCGGCGAGACGGTGGCCGTCCGCGTGCCCGCGGGTACGGTGCAGCTGGAGATCCTCGACATCACCCGATAGGGTGGCCCGCCGGAAGGCCGCCGCGACGTCCAAGCCGCCCCGACGCGGACCGCTCCGCTGGATCGGCTCCCTGATCCGCATCCTGACCGCGGTGACGC from Rubrivirga sp. SAORIC476 encodes the following:
- the greA gene encoding transcription elongation factor GreA — protein: MSSTVYLTAEGLQKLKDDLHHARTVERQKISEEIAEARAQGDLSENAEYDAAKEAQGHLEARIVKMENALASARVVNEDEVDASKARILSNVRVMNQKAKREATYTLVAAQEADLKRNRISVESPIGKALLGREVGETVAVRVPAGTVQLEILDITR